The region AGATTTTCTTTTTTAAGAATGTTTCCGACAAAAAATTCACCAAACTCTGCGTAGCGGGCGCTCGCTTCGTCGAAACGCATTTCATAAATAATTTTTTTAAATTGAAGTACGTCATGGGCGAAAAGGGTAACACCCCATTCCCAATTATCAAAACCGACCGAGCCGCTAATGATTTGCTTGACTTTACCAGAGTATTTTCTTCCAATCATGCCATGGCTGTACATTAATTTACGTCTCTCTTCCATTGAGAGCATGTACCAGTTACTGTCATTTTCACGGCGCTTGTCCATCGGGTAAAAACAAACATGGTCCCATTGCGGCAGTTCAGGCTTTAAGCGTGACTGGATGTATGGATCTGTCTCTGGGTCAACGTCTTTTTGAGGCATGTAATTGCTCAATTCCACAACAGAAACATAGGAATATGTGGGAATAGTATAATCTGCGAAAGTCGTTTTATTAAAAGCATTCTCAATTTCATTTAACTCTTGCATAGTTGGGCGCAACAACATCATCATAAAATCGGCTTTTTGCCCGACAATGGAATACAGGGCGTAGTCACCTTCACGATTGTGTTTCACAACATCCCATTTTTCTAAAAAGCCGAGGAATTCGCTTATCGCTTTTTCTCTCTCGTCACTTGACAACAATTTCCAGGATGGCCAGTCCATTCTTCGAAAATCATGGAGGCAATACCACCCATCTAAAGTTTGTGCTGCTTCATTTGTTTGTACTGCTTCACTCATCTGTTCTACCTCCTTAAAAGACTACACTTGCATAGTGATTACCACCTTCACTATACCACAGTCAATTCATGGAAAGTAAATGAAGAAGTGAACAGGTACGGAACAATGTGTGAATTGATGAGTTTTAAAGTCATTCATCAAATAGCCTTTTACAAAAAATAAGAAGTATAAATTGGCCAATTTAAACCAATCCACCCTCTCACCTCTAATGTCATAGGCATCCCATTCGTGTTTCTTGGACAATGTTCTTGAAAAAAATTAAAATATAGGACAGGATATTTATCCCGCATTAACTGGCAACAGATCCCAACCTCTAAGCTAGAAGAATCCAAAGAAGCAAAGGTGGGGGAAAACTGCCAGTAAAAGCCCGATAAGGTTCGCTAATAACCAGTTGTCAGAAGGGGAAATGCTGATGGACCATACATCCATTCAACAGAAAAACAAAAACAAACCGTATCAAAAGCGTATCACCTTCAATTTAAAAATGAAGCTGATTGCGGCGATCAGTGTATTGATTGTCGGTATATTCATCATCTTTTCCCTGTTTTTGCACCATTTTGTTTCTGGAATGATCGAAGATCAGGTAGGGAAAAGGGCGCTTGATCTTGCCAAAACAGTTGCAGACATGCCAGAGCTTCAAAGTGCTTTTGAACTGGACGATCCCGCAGCTGTTATACAGAAGCTGGTGGAACCCATCCGCAAAAAAACTGGCGCTCAGTTTATCGTTGTAGGAAATAAAGAAGGGATTCGATATTCCCATCCTTATCCAGACAGAATCGGTAAGAAGATGGTAGGTGGAGACAATGAACCGGCACTCAAAGAAGGAAAATCATATGTAACAAAAAATGTTGGATCCTTGGGACTGTCGATCCGTGGAAAAACCCCTGTGCTGGATAAAAACGGTCAGCCAATCGGTGTTGTTTCCGTTGGATTTTTAAATGAAAATGTCAGTGCGATTGTTAAAAATCAAAGCAAGCTGATCTGGGTAACGATGGTCTTGATTATCTGCCTTGGCATTTTTGGTGCAGTGCTAATCGCTCATTTTCTAAAAAAGCTGCTCTCCGATATGGAACCGGAAGAAATTTCTTATTTGCTGCACCAAAAAGAAGCCATTTTACAATCGACACAGGAAGGCATCATTTCTGTTGATGCAGCTGGGAAAATCACGATGATCAATCGAGCTGCACGAGACATGCTGAAAAGCCTTCAGGATAAACAGCAATCCTTTATTGGCCTACCCATCAACGAAGTACTTCCGCATACAAACCTGTTTGCACAAATAAAAACCATAATGAACCAGGAAATGATCGTTGGCGATAGCATTGTTTTTGTCAACCAGGTACCAATCATGGACGATGGTGAGATTATCGGGGGAGTTGCTACCCTGCGCAAAAAACAGGAAATGGAAGCCATTACGAATGAATTAAAGCAAGTGAGGCAGTATGCCAATGCCCAGCGTGCCCAGACACATGAGTTTTCCAATAAATTATCCATTGTATTGGGCCTTTTACAATTGAGGCAATATGAAGAAGCTATTTCTTTTATTAAGCAGGAGCAAGACATTCAGCAGGCATGGACACAGTTCCTATTAAAAAACGTCCGTGATCCGCTTGTATCCGGCTTGCTGCAGGCGAAAATGAATGAAGCGAACGAGTTGGATATACATATGGCGATCCATCCAGAAAGTCAATTGCAAACGGTCTTGTCCGGCAAAAAACAGCAGGCACTTCTGACAGGGATTGGCAATCTGTTGGATAATGCCATGGAAGCTGTAAAACATCTGCCCAATGAAGCTGAAAGAAAGCTGGAAATCTTTTTTACAGACGTGGGAGACGATGTATTGGTGGAAGTAGGTGACAGCGGCCCCGGAATAGAAGAGGAAAACGTGCAATTTATCTTTCAGCAAGGATTCTCCACAAAACGGGGGGAACATCGAGGTACGGGCCTAGCTTTGGTACGGCATCTTTTACATGAGGCCGGAGGGGAGATCACGTTAGAGCAGAGTGATTTAGGCGGAGCCTGTTTTATCATGACTATACCGAAAGAAGGGGAGTAAAATGGCATATCCCATTACAGTGATGATTATTGAAGATGATTTTCGTATATCAGCGATCCATCGGCAATTTGTGGAAGAGGTGGACGGATTTACAGTCATCAAGGAAGCCCGGACTGCAAAAGAAACGAAGGCGTTTTTGCAGGAATGCGGGCAATTGCCTGATCTGGTTTTGCTGGATATTTATATCCCGGATGTGGTTGGCCTTGATTTATTTTGGTATATACGCCAGCAATACCATACCATTAGCTTGATTGCAGTAACGGCAGCAACTGAAGCTGATACGGTACAAAACGCTATTTTCGGCGGGGTGTTTGATTATATTATCAAACCTGTCGATGCGAACCGACTGAAGCAATCGCTTTTATCCTTCCAGGAAAAACGGGCTTTCCTTGCTGGGAGAAAAACGGTTCACCAGAAAGAGATTGACTACTTGATTGGCACGCAATTCG is a window of Pueribacillus theae DNA encoding:
- a CDS encoding response regulator; its protein translation is MAYPITVMIIEDDFRISAIHRQFVEEVDGFTVIKEARTAKETKAFLQECGQLPDLVLLDIYIPDVVGLDLFWYIRQQYHTISLIAVTAATEADTVQNAIFGGVFDYIIKPVDANRLKQSLLSFQEKRAFLAGRKTVHQKEIDYLIGTQFEDEQPAAAKKADLPKGIDPITLHEVMLLVRQTKLGITAMELSRQTGIGHTTARRYLEYLVSTKMLQPSLKYGTVGRPERQYMLRGTYE
- the hemQ gene encoding hydrogen peroxide-dependent heme synthase; this encodes MSEAVQTNEAAQTLDGWYCLHDFRRMDWPSWKLLSSDEREKAISEFLGFLEKWDVVKHNREGDYALYSIVGQKADFMMMLLRPTMQELNEIENAFNKTTFADYTIPTYSYVSVVELSNYMPQKDVDPETDPYIQSRLKPELPQWDHVCFYPMDKRRENDSNWYMLSMEERRKLMYSHGMIGRKYSGKVKQIISGSVGFDNWEWGVTLFAHDVLQFKKIIYEMRFDEASARYAEFGEFFVGNILKKENLAKFLAV
- a CDS encoding sensor histidine kinase, which encodes MDHTSIQQKNKNKPYQKRITFNLKMKLIAAISVLIVGIFIIFSLFLHHFVSGMIEDQVGKRALDLAKTVADMPELQSAFELDDPAAVIQKLVEPIRKKTGAQFIVVGNKEGIRYSHPYPDRIGKKMVGGDNEPALKEGKSYVTKNVGSLGLSIRGKTPVLDKNGQPIGVVSVGFLNENVSAIVKNQSKLIWVTMVLIICLGIFGAVLIAHFLKKLLSDMEPEEISYLLHQKEAILQSTQEGIISVDAAGKITMINRAARDMLKSLQDKQQSFIGLPINEVLPHTNLFAQIKTIMNQEMIVGDSIVFVNQVPIMDDGEIIGGVATLRKKQEMEAITNELKQVRQYANAQRAQTHEFSNKLSIVLGLLQLRQYEEAISFIKQEQDIQQAWTQFLLKNVRDPLVSGLLQAKMNEANELDIHMAIHPESQLQTVLSGKKQQALLTGIGNLLDNAMEAVKHLPNEAERKLEIFFTDVGDDVLVEVGDSGPGIEEENVQFIFQQGFSTKRGEHRGTGLALVRHLLHEAGGEITLEQSDLGGACFIMTIPKEGE